A region from the Arvicola amphibius chromosome 12, mArvAmp1.2, whole genome shotgun sequence genome encodes:
- the LOC119802763 gene encoding polyadenylate-binding protein 4-like isoform X4: protein MNAAASSYTMASLYVGDLHSDVTEAMLYEKFSPAGPVLSIWVCRDMITRRSLGYAYVNFQQPADAERALDTMNFDVIKGKPIRIMWSQRDPSLRKSGVGNVFIKNLDKSIDNKALYDTFSAFGNILSCKVVCDENGSKGYAFVHFETQEAADKAIEKMNGMLLNDRKVFVGRFKSRKEREAELGAKAKEFTNVYIKNFGEDVDDDNLKELFSQFGKTLSVKVMRDPSGKSKGFGFVSYEKHEDANKAVEEMNGKEMCGKALFVGRAQKKVERQAELKRKFEQLKQERIRRYQGVNLYIKNLDDTIDDEKLRKEFSRFGSITSAKVMLEDGRSKGFGFVCFSSPEEATKAVTEMNGRIVGSKPLYVALAQRKEERRAHLTNQYMQLLAGMRALPANAILNQFQPATGGYYMPAVPQAQGRPPCYTPNQLAQMRPNPRWQQGGRPQGFQGMPSAILQSGPRPALRHLAPTGNAPSSRGLPTTTQRVGSDCQSGGIPASMQSLAPRSAVAATAPRAVAPYKYSSSVRSPHPAIQLLQAPQPAVHVQGQEPLTASMLAAAPLQEQKQMLGERLFPLIQTMHSNLAGKITGMLLEIDNSELLHMLESPEYLRSKVDEAVAVLQAHHAKEEAAQMVGTAIGTAAATS from the exons atgaaCGCTGCGGCCAGCAGCTACACCATGGCCTCCTTGTATGTGGGCGACCTGCACTCGGATGTCACCGAAGCCATGCTATATGAAAAGTTCAGTCCTGCGGGGCCTGTGCTGTCCATCTGGGTCTGCAGAGATATGATCACCCGCCGCTCTCTGGGTTATGCCTATGTCAACTTCCAGCAGCCAGCTGACGCTGAGAGAGCCTTGGACACCATGAACTTTGATGTGATTAAAGGAAAGCCCATTCGGATCATGTGGTCTCAGAGGGATCCCTCTTTGAGAAAGTCTGGTGTGGGGAATGTCTTCATCAAGAATCTGGACAAATCTATAGACAACAAGGCACTTTATGATACCTTTTCAGCCTTTGGAAACATCCTGTCCTGTAAGGTGGTTTGTGATGAGAATGGCTCTAAGGGTTATGCCTTTGTCCACTTCGAGACTCAAGAGGCTGCAGACAAGGCCATCGAGAAGATGAATGGCATGCTCCTCAATGACCGCAAAGTGTTTGTGGGCAGATTCAAGTCTCGCAAAGAGCGTGAAGCTGAGCTTGGAGCCAAGGCCAAGGAATTCACCAATGTTTATATCAAAAACTTTGGGGAAGACGTGGATGATGATAACCTGAAAGAGCTATTCAGTCAGTTTGGTAAAACCCTCAGTGTCAAAGTGATGAGAGATCCCAGTGGGAAATCCAAaggctttggctttgtaagttacGAGAAGCACGAGGATGCCAATAAGGCTGTGGAAGAAATGAATGGAAAGGAAATGTGTGGGAAAGCCCTATTTGTAGGCCGTGCACAGAAAAAAGTAGAACGTCAAGCTGAATTAAAACGGAAATTTGAGCAGCTGAAGCAGGAGCGAATTCGTCGGTACCAGGGAGTGAATCTCTACATTAAGAACTTGGACGACACCATTGATGATGAGAAATTACGAAAGGAGTTTTCTCGTTTTGGATCGATCACCAGCGCTAAGGTGATGCTAGAAGATGGGAGAAGCAAAGGGTTTGGCTTTGTCTGCTTCTCGTCTCCTGAAGAGGCAACCAAAGCAGTCACTGAGATGAACGGACGAATTGTGGGCTCCAAGCCACTGTATGTTGCCCtggcacagaggaaggaagagcggAGGGCTCACCTGACCAACCAGTATATGCAGCTACTGGCAGGCATGAGAGCGCTCCCTGCTAATGCCATCTTAAATCAGTTCCAGCCTGCGACCGGTGGCTACTACATGCCAGCAGTTCCTCAGGCTCAGGGAAGACCTCCATGTTACACACCTAACCAACTAGCACAGATGAGGCCTAATCCACGCTGGCAGCAAGGCGGGAGACCTCAAGGCTTCCAAGGAATGCCAAGTGCTATACTTCAGTCTGGGCCTCGTCCAGCTCTTCGCCATCTGGCTCCAACTGGTAATGCTCCATCCTCTCGTGGCCTTCCTACTACCACTCAGAGAGTCGGGTCTGA CTGCCAGTCTGGAGGCATCCCTGCGTCCATGCAAAGCCTTGCACCTCGTTCTGCAGTTGCTGCCACTGCTCCCAGGGCTGTGGCTCCATACAAGTACTCCTCCAGTGTCCGCAGCCCTCACCCTGCCATTCAGCTGCTGCAGGCACCTCAGCCTGCAGTCCATGTTCAGGGCCAGGAGCCGCTGACTGCCTCGATGCTGGCTGCAGCACCCCTCCAGGAGCAGAAGCAGATGCTGGGGGAGCGTTTATTCCCACTTATCCAGACAATGCATTCAAACCTGGCTGGCAAGATCACAGGCATGCTGCTGGAAATTGACAACTCGGAGCTGCTCCACATGCTGGAGTCCCCCGAGTATCTCCGTTCCAAGGTGGATGAAGCTGTGGCAGTCCTGCAGGCTCATCATGCCAAGGAAGAAGCTGCCCAGATGGTGGGCACTGCTATTGGTACTGCTGCTGCTACCTCTTAG
- the LOC119802763 gene encoding polyadenylate-binding protein 4-like isoform X5, protein MNAAASSYTMASLYVGDLHSDVTEAMLYEKFSPAGPVLSIWVCRDMITRRSLGYAYVNFQQPADAERALDTMNFDVIKGKPIRIMWSQRDPSLRKSGVGNVFIKNLDKSIDNKALYDTFSAFGNILSCKVVCDENGSKGYAFVHFETQEAADKAIEKMNGMLLNDRKVFVGRFKSRKEREAELGAKAKEFTNVYIKNFGEDVDDDNLKELFSQFGKTLSVKVMRDPSGKSKGFGFVSYEKHEDANKAVEEMNGKEMCGKALFVGRAQKKVERQAELKRKFEQLKQERIRRYQGVNLYIKNLDDTIDDEKLRKEFSRFGSITSAKVMLEDGRSKGFGFVCFSSPEEATKAVTEMNGRIVGSKPLYVALAQRKEERRAHLTNQYMQLLAGMRALPANAILNQFQPATGGYYMPAVPQAQGRPPCYTPNQLAQMRPNPRWQQGGRPQGFQGMPSAILQSGPRPALRHLAPTGNAPSSRGLPTTTQRVGCQSGGIPASMQSLAPRSAVAATAPRAVAPYKYSSSVRSPHPAIQLLQAPQPAVHVQGQEPLTASMLAAAPLQEQKQMLGERLFPLIQTMHSNLAGKITGMLLEIDNSELLHMLESPEYLRSKVDEAVAVLQAHHAKEEAAQMVGTAIGTAAATS, encoded by the exons atgaaCGCTGCGGCCAGCAGCTACACCATGGCCTCCTTGTATGTGGGCGACCTGCACTCGGATGTCACCGAAGCCATGCTATATGAAAAGTTCAGTCCTGCGGGGCCTGTGCTGTCCATCTGGGTCTGCAGAGATATGATCACCCGCCGCTCTCTGGGTTATGCCTATGTCAACTTCCAGCAGCCAGCTGACGCTGAGAGAGCCTTGGACACCATGAACTTTGATGTGATTAAAGGAAAGCCCATTCGGATCATGTGGTCTCAGAGGGATCCCTCTTTGAGAAAGTCTGGTGTGGGGAATGTCTTCATCAAGAATCTGGACAAATCTATAGACAACAAGGCACTTTATGATACCTTTTCAGCCTTTGGAAACATCCTGTCCTGTAAGGTGGTTTGTGATGAGAATGGCTCTAAGGGTTATGCCTTTGTCCACTTCGAGACTCAAGAGGCTGCAGACAAGGCCATCGAGAAGATGAATGGCATGCTCCTCAATGACCGCAAAGTGTTTGTGGGCAGATTCAAGTCTCGCAAAGAGCGTGAAGCTGAGCTTGGAGCCAAGGCCAAGGAATTCACCAATGTTTATATCAAAAACTTTGGGGAAGACGTGGATGATGATAACCTGAAAGAGCTATTCAGTCAGTTTGGTAAAACCCTCAGTGTCAAAGTGATGAGAGATCCCAGTGGGAAATCCAAaggctttggctttgtaagttacGAGAAGCACGAGGATGCCAATAAGGCTGTGGAAGAAATGAATGGAAAGGAAATGTGTGGGAAAGCCCTATTTGTAGGCCGTGCACAGAAAAAAGTAGAACGTCAAGCTGAATTAAAACGGAAATTTGAGCAGCTGAAGCAGGAGCGAATTCGTCGGTACCAGGGAGTGAATCTCTACATTAAGAACTTGGACGACACCATTGATGATGAGAAATTACGAAAGGAGTTTTCTCGTTTTGGATCGATCACCAGCGCTAAGGTGATGCTAGAAGATGGGAGAAGCAAAGGGTTTGGCTTTGTCTGCTTCTCGTCTCCTGAAGAGGCAACCAAAGCAGTCACTGAGATGAACGGACGAATTGTGGGCTCCAAGCCACTGTATGTTGCCCtggcacagaggaaggaagagcggAGGGCTCACCTGACCAACCAGTATATGCAGCTACTGGCAGGCATGAGAGCGCTCCCTGCTAATGCCATCTTAAATCAGTTCCAGCCTGCGACCGGTGGCTACTACATGCCAGCAGTTCCTCAGGCTCAGGGAAGACCTCCATGTTACACACCTAACCAACTAGCACAGATGAGGCCTAATCCACGCTGGCAGCAAGGCGGGAGACCTCAAGGCTTCCAAGGAATGCCAAGTGCTATACTTCAGTCTGGGCCTCGTCCAGCTCTTCGCCATCTGGCTCCAACTGGTAATGCTCCATCCTCTCGTGGCCTTCCTACTACCACTCAGAGAGTCGG CTGCCAGTCTGGAGGCATCCCTGCGTCCATGCAAAGCCTTGCACCTCGTTCTGCAGTTGCTGCCACTGCTCCCAGGGCTGTGGCTCCATACAAGTACTCCTCCAGTGTCCGCAGCCCTCACCCTGCCATTCAGCTGCTGCAGGCACCTCAGCCTGCAGTCCATGTTCAGGGCCAGGAGCCGCTGACTGCCTCGATGCTGGCTGCAGCACCCCTCCAGGAGCAGAAGCAGATGCTGGGGGAGCGTTTATTCCCACTTATCCAGACAATGCATTCAAACCTGGCTGGCAAGATCACAGGCATGCTGCTGGAAATTGACAACTCGGAGCTGCTCCACATGCTGGAGTCCCCCGAGTATCTCCGTTCCAAGGTGGATGAAGCTGTGGCAGTCCTGCAGGCTCATCATGCCAAGGAAGAAGCTGCCCAGATGGTGGGCACTGCTATTGGTACTGCTGCTGCTACCTCTTAG
- the LOC119802763 gene encoding polyadenylate-binding protein 4-like isoform X6, whose product MNAAASSYTMASLYVGDLHSDVTEAMLYEKFSPAGPVLSIWVCRDMITRRSLGYAYVNFQQPADAERALDTMNFDVIKGKPIRIMWSQRDPSLRKSGVGNVFIKNLDKSIDNKALYDTFSAFGNILSCKVVCDENGSKGYAFVHFETQEAADKAIEKMNGMLLNDRKVFVGRFKSRKEREAELGAKAKEFTNVYIKNFGEDVDDDNLKELFSQFGKTLSVKVMRDPSGKSKGFGFVSYEKHEDANKAVEEMNGKEMCGKALFVGRAQKKVERQAELKRKFEQLKQERIRRYQGVNLYIKNLDDTIDDEKLRKEFSRFGSITSAKVMLEDGRSKGFGFVCFSSPEEATKAVTEMNGRIVGSKPLYVALAQRKEERRAHLTNQYMQLLAGMRALPANAILNQFQPATGGYYMPAVPQAQGRPPCYTPNQLAQMRPNPRWQQGGRPQGFQGMPSAILQSGPRPALRHLAPTGNAPSSRGLPTTTQRSGGIPASMQSLAPRSAVAATAPRAVAPYKYSSSVRSPHPAIQLLQAPQPAVHVQGQEPLTASMLAAAPLQEQKQMLGERLFPLIQTMHSNLAGKITGMLLEIDNSELLHMLESPEYLRSKVDEAVAVLQAHHAKEEAAQMVGTAIGTAAATS is encoded by the exons atgaaCGCTGCGGCCAGCAGCTACACCATGGCCTCCTTGTATGTGGGCGACCTGCACTCGGATGTCACCGAAGCCATGCTATATGAAAAGTTCAGTCCTGCGGGGCCTGTGCTGTCCATCTGGGTCTGCAGAGATATGATCACCCGCCGCTCTCTGGGTTATGCCTATGTCAACTTCCAGCAGCCAGCTGACGCTGAGAGAGCCTTGGACACCATGAACTTTGATGTGATTAAAGGAAAGCCCATTCGGATCATGTGGTCTCAGAGGGATCCCTCTTTGAGAAAGTCTGGTGTGGGGAATGTCTTCATCAAGAATCTGGACAAATCTATAGACAACAAGGCACTTTATGATACCTTTTCAGCCTTTGGAAACATCCTGTCCTGTAAGGTGGTTTGTGATGAGAATGGCTCTAAGGGTTATGCCTTTGTCCACTTCGAGACTCAAGAGGCTGCAGACAAGGCCATCGAGAAGATGAATGGCATGCTCCTCAATGACCGCAAAGTGTTTGTGGGCAGATTCAAGTCTCGCAAAGAGCGTGAAGCTGAGCTTGGAGCCAAGGCCAAGGAATTCACCAATGTTTATATCAAAAACTTTGGGGAAGACGTGGATGATGATAACCTGAAAGAGCTATTCAGTCAGTTTGGTAAAACCCTCAGTGTCAAAGTGATGAGAGATCCCAGTGGGAAATCCAAaggctttggctttgtaagttacGAGAAGCACGAGGATGCCAATAAGGCTGTGGAAGAAATGAATGGAAAGGAAATGTGTGGGAAAGCCCTATTTGTAGGCCGTGCACAGAAAAAAGTAGAACGTCAAGCTGAATTAAAACGGAAATTTGAGCAGCTGAAGCAGGAGCGAATTCGTCGGTACCAGGGAGTGAATCTCTACATTAAGAACTTGGACGACACCATTGATGATGAGAAATTACGAAAGGAGTTTTCTCGTTTTGGATCGATCACCAGCGCTAAGGTGATGCTAGAAGATGGGAGAAGCAAAGGGTTTGGCTTTGTCTGCTTCTCGTCTCCTGAAGAGGCAACCAAAGCAGTCACTGAGATGAACGGACGAATTGTGGGCTCCAAGCCACTGTATGTTGCCCtggcacagaggaaggaagagcggAGGGCTCACCTGACCAACCAGTATATGCAGCTACTGGCAGGCATGAGAGCGCTCCCTGCTAATGCCATCTTAAATCAGTTCCAGCCTGCGACCGGTGGCTACTACATGCCAGCAGTTCCTCAGGCTCAGGGAAGACCTCCATGTTACACACCTAACCAACTAGCACAGATGAGGCCTAATCCACGCTGGCAGCAAGGCGGGAGACCTCAAGGCTTCCAAGGAATGCCAAGTGCTATACTTCAGTCTGGGCCTCGTCCAGCTCTTCGCCATCTGGCTCCAACTGGTAATGCTCCATCCTCTCGTGGCCTTCCTACTACCACTCAGAGA TCTGGAGGCATCCCTGCGTCCATGCAAAGCCTTGCACCTCGTTCTGCAGTTGCTGCCACTGCTCCCAGGGCTGTGGCTCCATACAAGTACTCCTCCAGTGTCCGCAGCCCTCACCCTGCCATTCAGCTGCTGCAGGCACCTCAGCCTGCAGTCCATGTTCAGGGCCAGGAGCCGCTGACTGCCTCGATGCTGGCTGCAGCACCCCTCCAGGAGCAGAAGCAGATGCTGGGGGAGCGTTTATTCCCACTTATCCAGACAATGCATTCAAACCTGGCTGGCAAGATCACAGGCATGCTGCTGGAAATTGACAACTCGGAGCTGCTCCACATGCTGGAGTCCCCCGAGTATCTCCGTTCCAAGGTGGATGAAGCTGTGGCAGTCCTGCAGGCTCATCATGCCAAGGAAGAAGCTGCCCAGATGGTGGGCACTGCTATTGGTACTGCTGCTGCTACCTCTTAG
- the LOC119802763 gene encoding polyadenylate-binding protein 4-like isoform X3 translates to MNAAASSYTMASLYVGDLHSDVTEAMLYEKFSPAGPVLSIWVCRDMITRRSLGYAYVNFQQPADAERALDTMNFDVIKGKPIRIMWSQRDPSLRKSGVGNVFIKNLDKSIDNKALYDTFSAFGNILSCKVVCDENGSKGYAFVHFETQEAADKAIEKMNGMLLNDRKVFVGRFKSRKEREAELGAKAKEFTNVYIKNFGEDVDDDNLKELFSQFGKTLSVKVMRDPSGKSKGFGFVSYEKHEDANKAVEEMNGKEMCGKALFVGRAQKKVERQAELKRKFEQLKQERIRRYQGVNLYIKNLDDTIDDEKLRKEFSRFGSITSAKVMLEDGRSKGFGFVCFSSPEEATKAVTEMNGRIVGSKPLYVALAQRKEERRAHLTNQYMQLLAGMRALPANAILNQFQPATGGYYMPAVPQAQGRPPCYTPNQLAQMRPNPRWQQGGRPQGFQGMPSAILQSGPRPALRHLAPTGNAPSSRGLPTTTQRLTDSCQSGGIPASMQSLAPRSAVAATAPRAVAPYKYSSSVRSPHPAIQLLQAPQPAVHVQGQEPLTASMLAAAPLQEQKQMLGERLFPLIQTMHSNLAGKITGMLLEIDNSELLHMLESPEYLRSKVDEAVAVLQAHHAKEEAAQMVGTAIGTAAATS, encoded by the exons atgaaCGCTGCGGCCAGCAGCTACACCATGGCCTCCTTGTATGTGGGCGACCTGCACTCGGATGTCACCGAAGCCATGCTATATGAAAAGTTCAGTCCTGCGGGGCCTGTGCTGTCCATCTGGGTCTGCAGAGATATGATCACCCGCCGCTCTCTGGGTTATGCCTATGTCAACTTCCAGCAGCCAGCTGACGCTGAGAGAGCCTTGGACACCATGAACTTTGATGTGATTAAAGGAAAGCCCATTCGGATCATGTGGTCTCAGAGGGATCCCTCTTTGAGAAAGTCTGGTGTGGGGAATGTCTTCATCAAGAATCTGGACAAATCTATAGACAACAAGGCACTTTATGATACCTTTTCAGCCTTTGGAAACATCCTGTCCTGTAAGGTGGTTTGTGATGAGAATGGCTCTAAGGGTTATGCCTTTGTCCACTTCGAGACTCAAGAGGCTGCAGACAAGGCCATCGAGAAGATGAATGGCATGCTCCTCAATGACCGCAAAGTGTTTGTGGGCAGATTCAAGTCTCGCAAAGAGCGTGAAGCTGAGCTTGGAGCCAAGGCCAAGGAATTCACCAATGTTTATATCAAAAACTTTGGGGAAGACGTGGATGATGATAACCTGAAAGAGCTATTCAGTCAGTTTGGTAAAACCCTCAGTGTCAAAGTGATGAGAGATCCCAGTGGGAAATCCAAaggctttggctttgtaagttacGAGAAGCACGAGGATGCCAATAAGGCTGTGGAAGAAATGAATGGAAAGGAAATGTGTGGGAAAGCCCTATTTGTAGGCCGTGCACAGAAAAAAGTAGAACGTCAAGCTGAATTAAAACGGAAATTTGAGCAGCTGAAGCAGGAGCGAATTCGTCGGTACCAGGGAGTGAATCTCTACATTAAGAACTTGGACGACACCATTGATGATGAGAAATTACGAAAGGAGTTTTCTCGTTTTGGATCGATCACCAGCGCTAAGGTGATGCTAGAAGATGGGAGAAGCAAAGGGTTTGGCTTTGTCTGCTTCTCGTCTCCTGAAGAGGCAACCAAAGCAGTCACTGAGATGAACGGACGAATTGTGGGCTCCAAGCCACTGTATGTTGCCCtggcacagaggaaggaagagcggAGGGCTCACCTGACCAACCAGTATATGCAGCTACTGGCAGGCATGAGAGCGCTCCCTGCTAATGCCATCTTAAATCAGTTCCAGCCTGCGACCGGTGGCTACTACATGCCAGCAGTTCCTCAGGCTCAGGGAAGACCTCCATGTTACACACCTAACCAACTAGCACAGATGAGGCCTAATCCACGCTGGCAGCAAGGCGGGAGACCTCAAGGCTTCCAAGGAATGCCAAGTGCTATACTTCAGTCTGGGCCTCGTCCAGCTCTTCGCCATCTGGCTCCAACTGGTAATGCTCCATCCTCTCGTGGCCTTCCTACTACCACTCAGAGA CTGACTGACAGCTGCCAGTCTGGAGGCATCCCTGCGTCCATGCAAAGCCTTGCACCTCGTTCTGCAGTTGCTGCCACTGCTCCCAGGGCTGTGGCTCCATACAAGTACTCCTCCAGTGTCCGCAGCCCTCACCCTGCCATTCAGCTGCTGCAGGCACCTCAGCCTGCAGTCCATGTTCAGGGCCAGGAGCCGCTGACTGCCTCGATGCTGGCTGCAGCACCCCTCCAGGAGCAGAAGCAGATGCTGGGGGAGCGTTTATTCCCACTTATCCAGACAATGCATTCAAACCTGGCTGGCAAGATCACAGGCATGCTGCTGGAAATTGACAACTCGGAGCTGCTCCACATGCTGGAGTCCCCCGAGTATCTCCGTTCCAAGGTGGATGAAGCTGTGGCAGTCCTGCAGGCTCATCATGCCAAGGAAGAAGCTGCCCAGATGGTGGGCACTGCTATTGGTACTGCTGCTGCTACCTCTTAG
- the LOC119802763 gene encoding polyadenylate-binding protein 4-like isoform X2 encodes MNAAASSYTMASLYVGDLHSDVTEAMLYEKFSPAGPVLSIWVCRDMITRRSLGYAYVNFQQPADAERALDTMNFDVIKGKPIRIMWSQRDPSLRKSGVGNVFIKNLDKSIDNKALYDTFSAFGNILSCKVVCDENGSKGYAFVHFETQEAADKAIEKMNGMLLNDRKVFVGRFKSRKEREAELGAKAKEFTNVYIKNFGEDVDDDNLKELFSQFGKTLSVKVMRDPSGKSKGFGFVSYEKHEDANKAVEEMNGKEMCGKALFVGRAQKKVERQAELKRKFEQLKQERIRRYQGVNLYIKNLDDTIDDEKLRKEFSRFGSITSAKVMLEDGRSKGFGFVCFSSPEEATKAVTEMNGRIVGSKPLYVALAQRKEERRAHLTNQYMQLLAGMRALPANAILNQFQPATGGYYMPAVPQAQGRPPCYTPNQLAQMRPNPRWQQGGRPQGFQGMPSAILQSGPRPALRHLAPTGNAPSSRGLPTTTQRQELTDSCQSGGIPASMQSLAPRSAVAATAPRAVAPYKYSSSVRSPHPAIQLLQAPQPAVHVQGQEPLTASMLAAAPLQEQKQMLGERLFPLIQTMHSNLAGKITGMLLEIDNSELLHMLESPEYLRSKVDEAVAVLQAHHAKEEAAQMVGTAIGTAAATS; translated from the exons atgaaCGCTGCGGCCAGCAGCTACACCATGGCCTCCTTGTATGTGGGCGACCTGCACTCGGATGTCACCGAAGCCATGCTATATGAAAAGTTCAGTCCTGCGGGGCCTGTGCTGTCCATCTGGGTCTGCAGAGATATGATCACCCGCCGCTCTCTGGGTTATGCCTATGTCAACTTCCAGCAGCCAGCTGACGCTGAGAGAGCCTTGGACACCATGAACTTTGATGTGATTAAAGGAAAGCCCATTCGGATCATGTGGTCTCAGAGGGATCCCTCTTTGAGAAAGTCTGGTGTGGGGAATGTCTTCATCAAGAATCTGGACAAATCTATAGACAACAAGGCACTTTATGATACCTTTTCAGCCTTTGGAAACATCCTGTCCTGTAAGGTGGTTTGTGATGAGAATGGCTCTAAGGGTTATGCCTTTGTCCACTTCGAGACTCAAGAGGCTGCAGACAAGGCCATCGAGAAGATGAATGGCATGCTCCTCAATGACCGCAAAGTGTTTGTGGGCAGATTCAAGTCTCGCAAAGAGCGTGAAGCTGAGCTTGGAGCCAAGGCCAAGGAATTCACCAATGTTTATATCAAAAACTTTGGGGAAGACGTGGATGATGATAACCTGAAAGAGCTATTCAGTCAGTTTGGTAAAACCCTCAGTGTCAAAGTGATGAGAGATCCCAGTGGGAAATCCAAaggctttggctttgtaagttacGAGAAGCACGAGGATGCCAATAAGGCTGTGGAAGAAATGAATGGAAAGGAAATGTGTGGGAAAGCCCTATTTGTAGGCCGTGCACAGAAAAAAGTAGAACGTCAAGCTGAATTAAAACGGAAATTTGAGCAGCTGAAGCAGGAGCGAATTCGTCGGTACCAGGGAGTGAATCTCTACATTAAGAACTTGGACGACACCATTGATGATGAGAAATTACGAAAGGAGTTTTCTCGTTTTGGATCGATCACCAGCGCTAAGGTGATGCTAGAAGATGGGAGAAGCAAAGGGTTTGGCTTTGTCTGCTTCTCGTCTCCTGAAGAGGCAACCAAAGCAGTCACTGAGATGAACGGACGAATTGTGGGCTCCAAGCCACTGTATGTTGCCCtggcacagaggaaggaagagcggAGGGCTCACCTGACCAACCAGTATATGCAGCTACTGGCAGGCATGAGAGCGCTCCCTGCTAATGCCATCTTAAATCAGTTCCAGCCTGCGACCGGTGGCTACTACATGCCAGCAGTTCCTCAGGCTCAGGGAAGACCTCCATGTTACACACCTAACCAACTAGCACAGATGAGGCCTAATCCACGCTGGCAGCAAGGCGGGAGACCTCAAGGCTTCCAAGGAATGCCAAGTGCTATACTTCAGTCTGGGCCTCGTCCAGCTCTTCGCCATCTGGCTCCAACTGGTAATGCTCCATCCTCTCGTGGCCTTCCTACTACCACTCAGAGA CAAGAGCTGACTGACAGCTGCCAGTCTGGAGGCATCCCTGCGTCCATGCAAAGCCTTGCACCTCGTTCTGCAGTTGCTGCCACTGCTCCCAGGGCTGTGGCTCCATACAAGTACTCCTCCAGTGTCCGCAGCCCTCACCCTGCCATTCAGCTGCTGCAGGCACCTCAGCCTGCAGTCCATGTTCAGGGCCAGGAGCCGCTGACTGCCTCGATGCTGGCTGCAGCACCCCTCCAGGAGCAGAAGCAGATGCTGGGGGAGCGTTTATTCCCACTTATCCAGACAATGCATTCAAACCTGGCTGGCAAGATCACAGGCATGCTGCTGGAAATTGACAACTCGGAGCTGCTCCACATGCTGGAGTCCCCCGAGTATCTCCGTTCCAAGGTGGATGAAGCTGTGGCAGTCCTGCAGGCTCATCATGCCAAGGAAGAAGCTGCCCAGATGGTGGGCACTGCTATTGGTACTGCTGCTGCTACCTCTTAG